The uncultured Fretibacterium sp. genomic interval GCCTACCTCGGGATCTCGATTCTGGTGCGGGGCGTCCGCAGCCTGGGCCGGACCGATTTTCGCGTCCCCTCCGCCGGGGAGTTCGCGGCGGTCGCCGGGACCCTGCTCCTCAACATTCTCACGGCCTGGCTGGAGGACCGGGCCGGGAGGCGTCTGAACTCCTCCATTTTGCGCTCGGACGCGCGGCACACCCTGTCCGATATCTTCGTCACCTGCGGGGTCCTGGTCTCCATGGCCCTGATCATCTTTTTGGGGGCCCCGGCCTGGGTGGATTCCGCGGTTTCGGCTGCGATCGCGCTGGTCATCTTCGGCTCGGCCTATCGGATCTTTCGGGAGGCCTCGGACGAGCTGACGGACCACATCGCGGTGGACCCCCGGGAGATCGAGGCGATCGTCCGGACGGACCCCGACGTCCGCGGGGTGCATAAGATCCGATCCCGCCGTTCCGG includes:
- a CDS encoding cation diffusion facilitator family transporter, with the protein product CNLLVSAAKIAVGLAANLQSVLADGFHSISDGFSNVIGLIGVAAAKRPSDEGHTYGHSRYETLASLAIVALMAYLGISILVRGVRSLGRTDFRVPSAGEFAAVAGTLLLNILTAWLEDRAGRRLNSSILRSDARHTLSDIFVTCGVLVSMALIIFLGAPAWVDSAVSAAIALVIFGSAYRIFREASDELTDHIAVDPREIEAIVRTDPDVRGVHKIRSRRSGDMIYADFHVQCDPEMPLREVHALTHRLEALLNERLQTRISCVIHPEAERRSGRND